A single genomic interval of Amycolatopsis albispora harbors:
- a CDS encoding ArsR/SmtB family transcription factor, producing the protein MTGELAIPPIDEVELGTVLAALADPHRRRVVLELARGQDTERACASFALPKAKSTRTHHWRVLRGAGLIRQRDAGNGTFVRLRDEFENRFPGLLSLLSNLDRGDPPLSEGR; encoded by the coding sequence ATGACCGGCGAGCTGGCGATCCCGCCGATCGACGAGGTCGAACTGGGCACGGTGCTGGCCGCGCTGGCCGACCCGCACCGCCGGCGGGTGGTGCTGGAACTGGCGCGCGGGCAGGACACCGAGCGCGCGTGCGCGTCCTTCGCGCTGCCGAAGGCAAAATCGACGCGCACCCACCACTGGCGGGTGCTGCGCGGCGCCGGCCTGATCCGGCAACGCGACGCGGGCAACGGCACTTTTGTCCGGCTGCGCGACGAGTTCGAGAACCGGTTCCCCGGCCTGCTTTCCCTGCTGTCCAACCTGGACCGCGGCGATCCGCCGCTCAGTGAAGGACGGTGA